In Gossypium arboreum isolate Shixiya-1 chromosome 6, ASM2569848v2, whole genome shotgun sequence, the following are encoded in one genomic region:
- the LOC108469635 gene encoding uncharacterized protein LOC108469635 isoform X4 codes for MMKTKNPSLKGAPLLKRQSPRRKRATMKTKNQSPKGAPLLKQISEYTPRLIKKLEGIRVKRVAAGLLHSTCIDGIAETGSLFVFGDKVVANLGFGEAKNATMPSMINTLPYSEEVACGGYHTCVVTSDRDSV; via the exons ATGATGAAGACGAAAAACCCATCTCTAAAAGGAGCTCCGCTACTAAAGCGACAAAGCCCAAGAAGGAAGAGAGCGACGATGAAGACGAAAAACCAATCTCCAAAAGGAGCTCCGCTACTAAAGCAGATAAG tgAATATACACCAAGGCTTATAAAGAAATTAGAGGGTATCAGG GTCAAAAGAGTTGCAGCTGGCTTGTTGCATTCAACATGCATTGATG GTATTGCAGAAACTGGGTCTTTGTTTGTGTTTGGGGATAAAGTGGTAGCTAATCTT GGATTTGGGGAGGCCAAGAATGCAACCATGCCATCCATGATCAATACATTGCCATATTCAGAAGAAGTTGCATGTGGTGGCTACCACACTTGTGTTGTAACAA GTGACCGAGATTccgtttaa
- the LOC108469635 gene encoding uncharacterized protein LOC108469635 isoform X1 translates to MKKKKKKGEEKKAAAEKEVKREKKVYDLPGQKRDPPEERDPLRIFYETMYQQIPHSEMAQFWSKELQLACCIQHALMILICLGIAETGSLFVFGDKVVANLGFGEAKNATMPSMINTLPYSEEVACGGYHTCVVTSDRDSV, encoded by the exons atgaagaaaaagaagaaaaagggggAAGAAAAGAAAGCGGCTGCTGAGAAGGAAGTGAAGCGGGAGAAGAAGGTTTATGATTTGCCCGGTCAGAAGAGGGATCCTCCTGAGGAG AGGGATCCACTGCGGATATTTTATGAAACAATGTACCAGCAAATTCCCCATAGTGAAATGGCACAATTCTG GTCAAAAGAGTTGCAGCTGGCTTGTTGCATTCAACATGCATTGATG ATCTTAATTTGTCTAGGTATTGCAGAAACTGGGTCTTTGTTTGTGTTTGGGGATAAAGTGGTAGCTAATCTT GGATTTGGGGAGGCCAAGAATGCAACCATGCCATCCATGATCAATACATTGCCATATTCAGAAGAAGTTGCATGTGGTGGCTACCACACTTGTGTTGTAACAA GTGACCGAGATTccgtttaa
- the LOC108469635 gene encoding ultraviolet-B receptor UVR8-like isoform X5: MMKTKNPSLKGAPLLKRQSPRRKRATMKTKNQSPKGAPLLKQISEYTPRLIKKLEGIRVKRVAAGLLHSTCIDETGSLFVFGDKVVANLGFGEAKNATMPSMINTLPYSEEVACGGYHTCVVTSDRDSV, from the exons ATGATGAAGACGAAAAACCCATCTCTAAAAGGAGCTCCGCTACTAAAGCGACAAAGCCCAAGAAGGAAGAGAGCGACGATGAAGACGAAAAACCAATCTCCAAAAGGAGCTCCGCTACTAAAGCAGATAAG tgAATATACACCAAGGCTTATAAAGAAATTAGAGGGTATCAGG GTCAAAAGAGTTGCAGCTGGCTTGTTGCATTCAACATGCATTGATG AAACTGGGTCTTTGTTTGTGTTTGGGGATAAAGTGGTAGCTAATCTT GGATTTGGGGAGGCCAAGAATGCAACCATGCCATCCATGATCAATACATTGCCATATTCAGAAGAAGTTGCATGTGGTGGCTACCACACTTGTGTTGTAACAA GTGACCGAGATTccgtttaa
- the LOC108469635 gene encoding PH, RCC1 and FYVE domains-containing protein 1-like isoform X6, with product MMKTKNPSLKGAPLLKRQSPRRKRATMKTKNQSPKGAPLLKQIRSKELQLACCIQHALMILICLGIAETGSLFVFGDKVVANLGFGEAKNATMPSMINTLPYSEEVACGGYHTCVVTSDRDSV from the exons ATGATGAAGACGAAAAACCCATCTCTAAAAGGAGCTCCGCTACTAAAGCGACAAAGCCCAAGAAGGAAGAGAGCGACGATGAAGACGAAAAACCAATCTCCAAAAGGAGCTCCGCTACTAAAGCAGATAAG GTCAAAAGAGTTGCAGCTGGCTTGTTGCATTCAACATGCATTGATG ATCTTAATTTGTCTAGGTATTGCAGAAACTGGGTCTTTGTTTGTGTTTGGGGATAAAGTGGTAGCTAATCTT GGATTTGGGGAGGCCAAGAATGCAACCATGCCATCCATGATCAATACATTGCCATATTCAGAAGAAGTTGCATGTGGTGGCTACCACACTTGTGTTGTAACAA GTGACCGAGATTccgtttaa
- the LOC108469635 gene encoding uncharacterized protein LOC108469635 isoform X3, whose amino-acid sequence MKKKKKKGEEKKAAAEKEVKREKKVYDLPGQKRDPPEERDPLRIFYETMYQQIPHSEMAQFWSKELQLACCIQHALMILICLGIAETGSLFVFGDKVVANLGFGEAKNATMPSMINTLPYSEEVACGGYHTCVVTNR is encoded by the exons atgaagaaaaagaagaaaaagggggAAGAAAAGAAAGCGGCTGCTGAGAAGGAAGTGAAGCGGGAGAAGAAGGTTTATGATTTGCCCGGTCAGAAGAGGGATCCTCCTGAGGAG AGGGATCCACTGCGGATATTTTATGAAACAATGTACCAGCAAATTCCCCATAGTGAAATGGCACAATTCTG GTCAAAAGAGTTGCAGCTGGCTTGTTGCATTCAACATGCATTGATG ATCTTAATTTGTCTAGGTATTGCAGAAACTGGGTCTTTGTTTGTGTTTGGGGATAAAGTGGTAGCTAATCTT GGATTTGGGGAGGCCAAGAATGCAACCATGCCATCCATGATCAATACATTGCCATATTCAGAAGAAGTTGCATGTGGTGGCTACCACACTTGTGTTGTAACAA ACAGGTGA
- the LOC108469635 gene encoding uncharacterized protein LOC108469635 isoform X2 — MKKKKKKGEEKKAAAEKEVKREKKVYDLPGQKRDPPEERDPLRIFYETMYQQIPHSEMAQFWSKELQLACCIQHALMILICLGIAETGSLFVFGDKVVANLGFGEAKNATMPSMINTLPYSEEVACGGYHTCVVTMLEN; from the exons atgaagaaaaagaagaaaaagggggAAGAAAAGAAAGCGGCTGCTGAGAAGGAAGTGAAGCGGGAGAAGAAGGTTTATGATTTGCCCGGTCAGAAGAGGGATCCTCCTGAGGAG AGGGATCCACTGCGGATATTTTATGAAACAATGTACCAGCAAATTCCCCATAGTGAAATGGCACAATTCTG GTCAAAAGAGTTGCAGCTGGCTTGTTGCATTCAACATGCATTGATG ATCTTAATTTGTCTAGGTATTGCAGAAACTGGGTCTTTGTTTGTGTTTGGGGATAAAGTGGTAGCTAATCTT GGATTTGGGGAGGCCAAGAATGCAACCATGCCATCCATGATCAATACATTGCCATATTCAGAAGAAGTTGCATGTGGTGGCTACCACACTTGTGTTGTAACAA TGCTTGAAAATTAA